In one window of Nakamurella sp. PAMC28650 DNA:
- a CDS encoding leucyl aminopeptidase yields MTMTTLSLTTTDPAKARTDVLVIAAYAGSDGPVPADPTFADGVAAAAMTGASGKAGELTLVPGDGSVAAHLLAVVGLGDREKFTPEVLRKAAGIASRALAGKVAITSTLGLIDLSAAAQGHLLGAYVFDRYKTPSKAPVETIALSVAKNDKAAKALLRHAVVTAEGVLLARDLINTAPNDLYPESFAERATAAARTAGLSVEVWDSEQLAAQGFGGIVAVGSGSARPPRLVRIGYSPTGAKKSVALVGKGITFDSGGLSIKPSVGMENMTSDMSGAACVVATVIAASALQLPIAVTAWAALAENLPSGSSYRPGDVIRHYGAHGAPGKTTHVLNTDAEGRLVLADAMVRAAEEEPDYLLETSTLTGAQVVALGNRTMAVMGTDSLRDRVAELAREVGEGGWAMPLPEELRESIDSSIADLQNVNWDRVAGMLVAGHFLSCFVPDGLPWAHLDVAGPAFNTGKPYGYNTSGGTGVPVRTLLAVIADLAGPS; encoded by the coding sequence ATGACGATGACGACGCTTTCGCTGACCACCACCGACCCGGCGAAGGCCAGGACCGATGTCCTGGTGATCGCCGCCTACGCCGGATCAGACGGTCCGGTCCCCGCAGATCCGACCTTCGCCGACGGTGTGGCCGCCGCAGCCATGACCGGGGCCTCCGGCAAGGCGGGAGAGCTCACCCTGGTGCCCGGCGACGGATCCGTGGCTGCTCACCTGCTGGCCGTGGTCGGGCTCGGCGACCGGGAGAAGTTCACCCCCGAGGTGTTGCGCAAGGCAGCGGGGATCGCCTCGCGGGCGTTGGCCGGGAAGGTCGCCATCACCTCGACCCTCGGCCTGATCGATCTGTCCGCCGCGGCGCAGGGACATCTCCTCGGGGCCTACGTCTTCGATCGGTACAAGACCCCGTCGAAGGCCCCGGTCGAGACCATTGCGCTGTCGGTCGCCAAGAACGACAAGGCCGCGAAGGCCCTCCTGCGTCATGCGGTCGTCACGGCCGAAGGTGTTCTGCTGGCACGTGACCTGATCAACACCGCCCCCAACGACCTCTACCCGGAGTCCTTCGCCGAGCGCGCCACCGCTGCTGCTCGGACCGCGGGCCTGTCCGTGGAGGTGTGGGATTCCGAGCAACTGGCCGCGCAGGGTTTCGGCGGGATCGTCGCGGTCGGGTCCGGCTCGGCCAGGCCACCGCGTCTGGTCCGGATCGGTTACTCCCCCACCGGCGCGAAGAAGTCCGTCGCGTTGGTCGGCAAGGGCATCACCTTCGACTCCGGCGGACTGTCCATCAAACCCTCGGTGGGCATGGAGAACATGACCAGCGACATGTCCGGCGCCGCCTGCGTGGTGGCCACGGTCATCGCAGCCTCGGCGTTGCAGCTGCCGATCGCGGTGACGGCCTGGGCGGCGCTGGCCGAGAACCTGCCGTCGGGATCGTCCTACCGGCCCGGCGACGTGATCCGTCACTACGGCGCCCACGGTGCACCGGGCAAGACCACGCATGTGCTGAACACCGACGCAGAGGGCCGCCTCGTGCTGGCCGATGCGATGGTCAGAGCCGCCGAGGAAGAGCCCGACTACCTGCTGGAGACCTCGACCCTGACGGGCGCGCAGGTGGTGGCTCTCGGGAACCGGACGATGGCCGTCATGGGCACGGACAGCCTCCGGGACCGGGTCGCGGAACTGGCTCGCGAGGTCGGCGAGGGCGGCTGGGCCATGCCGTTGCCGGAGGAGTTACGGGAGAGCATCGACTCGTCCATCGCCGATCTGCAGAACGTCAACTGGGACCGCGTCGCCGGCATGCTGGTCGCCGGACACTTCCTCTCCTGCTTCGTCCCCGACGGTCTGCCCTGGGCTCACCTGGACGTCGCGGGCCCGGCCTTCAACACCGGAAAGCCCTACGGTTACAACACCTCCGGCGGGACGGGCGTACCGGTCCGCACCCTGCTCGCCGTCATCGCCGACCTCGCCGGCCCGTCCTGA
- a CDS encoding oxidoreductase, whose protein sequence is MSLFSRLRPHRKSKGDSPRAERRAAADALVAWVGARHGVEAYVEPKTSVTPVTMLLVAHDGEFTRKQVASPEAAKSFARENQLPIYDATIVGYPQRMRDYSRRQKILQERARRDALGDR, encoded by the coding sequence ATGAGCTTGTTCTCCAGGTTGAGGCCGCACCGAAAGTCCAAGGGCGACAGTCCACGCGCGGAACGCCGTGCGGCTGCCGACGCACTGGTGGCCTGGGTCGGCGCCCGACATGGCGTCGAGGCCTACGTGGAGCCCAAGACCTCCGTGACGCCCGTGACCATGTTGCTGGTCGCCCACGACGGCGAGTTCACCCGCAAGCAGGTCGCTTCGCCCGAGGCCGCCAAGTCGTTCGCTCGCGAGAACCAACTCCCCATCTACGACGCGACCATCGTGGGCTACCCGCAACGCATGCGTGACTACTCCCGCCGTCAGAAGATCCTGCAGGAGCGAGCCCGACGGGACGCCCTCGGCGATCGCTGA
- the lpdA gene encoding dihydrolipoyl dehydrogenase → MSDTTVDLVVLGGGSAGYATALRAAELGSSVVLIEKDKVGGTCLHRGCVPTKTLLHAAEVADDARDGAAFGLRTTFDGVDVPGLNKYKDGIVNKAYKGLQGLIKSRGITMVDGVGVFVGPNTVVVGDDRYIGTNVVLATGSYSRSLPGLDIEGRVITSEQALGLEWIPESAIVLGGGVIGVEFASVWASFGTKVTIVEALPSLVPAEDPWAQKLLERAFRKRKIEFSTGVRFAGVTQDDSGVTVTLENGKTFTADLLLVAVGRGSATAGCGFEEAGVTMDRGFVITDERLHTNLPNVYAVGDIVPGLQLAHRGFQHGVFVAEEIAGLNPTVIPDVLIPKITYCDPQIASVGFSEAKAAEQYGTDGIETFLYDLGGNPKSQILRTAGGVKVIRQKDGPVVGIHMVGARVGDMLGEAQLIVGWEAYPEDVAPFVHAHPTQYEAIGEAMLAMAGKPLHVHN, encoded by the coding sequence ATGAGCGATACCACCGTCGACCTGGTCGTACTCGGTGGAGGATCAGCCGGCTATGCCACCGCCCTGCGCGCGGCCGAGCTCGGGTCCTCCGTCGTCCTGATCGAGAAGGACAAGGTAGGCGGCACCTGCCTGCACCGCGGATGTGTGCCCACCAAAACTCTGCTGCACGCCGCCGAAGTCGCCGACGACGCTCGTGACGGGGCTGCCTTCGGCCTGCGGACCACGTTCGACGGGGTCGACGTCCCCGGCCTGAACAAGTACAAGGACGGCATCGTCAACAAGGCCTACAAGGGTCTCCAGGGGCTCATCAAGTCCCGTGGGATCACCATGGTGGACGGGGTGGGCGTCTTCGTGGGCCCGAACACGGTCGTCGTCGGCGACGATCGCTACATCGGCACGAACGTGGTGCTGGCCACCGGTTCCTACTCCCGCTCGCTCCCCGGCCTGGACATCGAGGGCCGGGTGATCACCAGCGAGCAGGCGCTCGGACTGGAGTGGATCCCCGAGTCGGCGATCGTGCTCGGCGGCGGCGTCATCGGCGTCGAGTTCGCCTCCGTCTGGGCCTCTTTCGGCACCAAGGTGACGATCGTCGAGGCGCTGCCCAGCCTGGTGCCCGCCGAAGACCCGTGGGCCCAGAAGCTGCTCGAGAGGGCGTTCCGCAAGCGGAAGATCGAGTTCTCCACCGGGGTCCGGTTCGCCGGCGTCACCCAGGACGACAGCGGGGTCACCGTCACCCTCGAGAACGGCAAGACGTTCACGGCCGACCTGCTCCTGGTCGCCGTCGGCCGTGGTTCGGCCACCGCCGGCTGCGGTTTCGAAGAGGCCGGCGTGACGATGGACCGCGGCTTCGTCATCACCGACGAGCGGCTGCACACCAACCTGCCCAACGTCTACGCCGTCGGCGACATCGTGCCCGGCCTGCAGCTGGCCCACCGTGGATTCCAGCACGGCGTGTTCGTGGCCGAGGAGATCGCCGGGCTGAACCCGACCGTCATCCCCGACGTCCTCATCCCCAAGATCACCTACTGCGACCCGCAGATCGCATCCGTCGGGTTCAGCGAGGCCAAGGCCGCCGAGCAGTACGGGACGGACGGCATCGAGACGTTCCTCTACGACCTCGGCGGCAACCCGAAGTCCCAGATCCTGCGCACCGCCGGCGGTGTCAAGGTGATCCGGCAGAAGGACGGTCCGGTCGTCGGCATCCACATGGTCGGAGCGCGCGTCGGTGACATGCTCGGCGAGGCCCAGCTGATCGTCGGCTGGGAGGCCTACCCGGAGGACGTCGCCCCGTTCGTCCACGCCCACCCGACGCAGTACGAGGCGATCGGCGAGGCCATGCTGGCCATGGCCGGCAAGCCGCTGCACGTCCACAACTGA
- the sucB gene encoding 2-oxoglutarate dehydrogenase, E2 component, dihydrolipoamide succinyltransferase codes for MSNSVQMPALGESVTEGTVTRWLKQVGDEVAVDEPLVEISTDKVDTEIPSPFAGILEKISVAEDETAEIGAELAVIGDDSGAAAESAAAPEPEPAPAAAPAAAPEPAPEPEAAPAAVAPEPSAPSTEVETPAEKPVAEAAAPTAAGTPILLPAMGESVTEGTVTRWLKAVGDDVAVDEPLVEISTDKVDTEVPSPVAGTLLQISVGEDETVEVGAQLALIGAKGAAPSATAPSATAPSPTPPSAPAPSATAPAAAAPTPEPPTTAVADSAPDPAPAEPTTTPAAAKAAAPAPAPITTSPDAGAPAAKPAAPSWQPAPKAETTSYVTPVIRKLAADQGVDLSALTGTGVGGRIRREDVLAAGEALKAAAEAAKAAAAAPAAPTPAPAPAAPATKPVADAAVTALIGTTQKLPRIRQSIAKNMLYGLQTAAQLTTVIEVDVTRVANVRARAKSGFEAREGVKLSFLPFFVKAAVEALKLYPVVNSSISEDLKEITYHGSVNLGIAVDTPRGLIVPVIKEADDLNIGGLARKIADLAERTRSNKIGPDDLSGGTFTITNTGSVGALFDTPIFVPPQSAILGTGVIVKRPVVMTDADGGEVIAIRSMMYLAMSYDHRNIDGADASRFLGAVKKRIEAGEYEGDLGL; via the coding sequence ATGTCGAACTCCGTGCAGATGCCGGCTCTCGGTGAGAGCGTCACCGAAGGCACTGTCACCCGCTGGCTGAAGCAGGTCGGTGACGAGGTCGCCGTCGACGAACCGTTGGTCGAGATCTCCACCGACAAGGTCGACACCGAGATTCCCTCGCCGTTCGCCGGGATTCTCGAGAAGATCTCAGTCGCGGAGGACGAGACCGCCGAGATCGGCGCCGAACTGGCCGTGATCGGCGACGACAGTGGCGCGGCAGCGGAATCGGCCGCGGCGCCGGAACCCGAGCCGGCACCCGCTGCAGCACCGGCGGCGGCTCCCGAGCCGGCACCCGAGCCCGAAGCAGCACCCGCCGCGGTCGCTCCGGAACCGTCAGCGCCCTCCACCGAGGTCGAGACGCCCGCCGAGAAGCCTGTCGCGGAAGCGGCGGCACCGACCGCCGCCGGTACACCGATCCTGTTGCCCGCCATGGGTGAGTCGGTCACCGAGGGCACCGTCACCCGGTGGCTCAAGGCCGTGGGTGATGACGTCGCGGTGGACGAGCCCCTCGTCGAGATCTCCACCGACAAGGTCGACACCGAGGTCCCGTCCCCGGTGGCAGGCACCCTGCTGCAGATCAGCGTCGGCGAGGACGAGACGGTCGAGGTCGGTGCCCAGTTGGCCCTGATCGGCGCCAAGGGCGCCGCCCCATCAGCAACCGCCCCATCAGCAACCGCCCCATCACCAACCCCCCCGTCAGCCCCCGCCCCGTCAGCCACCGCCCCGGCCGCAGCGGCCCCGACCCCTGAGCCACCCACCACCGCGGTGGCAGATTCCGCGCCGGATCCGGCACCGGCCGAGCCGACCACCACTCCCGCCGCCGCCAAGGCCGCAGCTCCGGCGCCCGCTCCGATCACCACCTCCCCGGACGCCGGCGCTCCGGCCGCCAAGCCGGCCGCCCCCAGCTGGCAGCCGGCCCCGAAGGCCGAGACCACGAGCTACGTCACTCCGGTCATCCGCAAGCTGGCCGCCGACCAGGGCGTGGATCTGTCGGCCCTGACCGGCACCGGTGTCGGTGGCCGCATCCGCCGTGAGGACGTGCTGGCCGCGGGCGAAGCGCTGAAGGCCGCCGCCGAGGCCGCAAAGGCGGCCGCCGCTGCCCCGGCCGCACCGACCCCAGCCCCAGCACCGGCTGCCCCGGCCACGAAGCCGGTGGCCGACGCCGCCGTCACCGCACTCATCGGCACCACCCAGAAGTTGCCGCGCATCCGGCAGTCGATCGCCAAGAACATGCTCTACGGCCTGCAGACCGCAGCCCAGCTGACCACCGTCATCGAGGTCGACGTGACCAGGGTGGCCAACGTCAGGGCCAGGGCGAAGTCCGGGTTCGAGGCACGTGAGGGCGTCAAGCTCTCGTTCCTGCCGTTCTTCGTCAAGGCCGCGGTGGAGGCGCTCAAGCTCTACCCGGTGGTCAACTCCTCGATCTCCGAGGACCTGAAGGAGATCACCTACCATGGCTCCGTCAACCTCGGTATCGCGGTCGACACCCCCCGTGGGCTGATCGTCCCGGTGATCAAGGAGGCCGACGATCTGAACATCGGCGGCCTCGCCCGCAAGATCGCCGATCTGGCCGAACGCACCCGCAGCAACAAGATCGGTCCGGACGATCTGTCCGGCGGCACGTTCACGATCACCAACACCGGGTCGGTCGGCGCCCTGTTCGACACCCCGATCTTCGTGCCGCCGCAGTCGGCGATCCTGGGTACCGGGGTCATCGTCAAGCGTCCGGTCGTGATGACGGACGCCGACGGCGGCGAGGTCATCGCGATCCGCTCGATGATGTACCTCGCGATGTCCTACGACCACCGCAACATCGACGGTGCTGACGCCTCCCGCTTCCTTGGTGCGGTCAAGAAGCGCATCGAGGCCGGCGAGTACGAAGGCGATCTCGGGCTCTAG
- a CDS encoding TIGR01777 family oxidoreductase, whose amino-acid sequence MHIVTAGASGFLGQRLIKRLRSGGHRITQLVRSNPQGADQATWDPDHGVLDPSLLEGADGIVNLCGVGVGDKRWNGAYRDLIRTSRVNPSKLLATTGARTGVPVLVNASGVGYYGPRGDEFIDETGNAGTSFLAGVCVDWERATDAAEKGGVRVVHLRTGLVLGKEAGLLPQLTLITKLFAGGKLGSGKQYYPWISATDHIDAMVHLLTADVAGPVNMTGPAPVTNAEFTRELGHQLHRPTPWKVPKFALQLVVGDFAEEIVGGQRAIPEALTASGFVFTHATLSEALHSELG is encoded by the coding sequence ATGCACATCGTCACCGCAGGTGCGAGCGGTTTCCTCGGCCAACGCCTGATCAAGAGACTCAGGTCCGGCGGCCATCGGATCACCCAGCTGGTCCGCAGCAACCCGCAGGGCGCCGACCAGGCGACCTGGGACCCCGATCATGGCGTGCTGGACCCCAGCCTGCTGGAAGGTGCCGACGGCATCGTCAATCTGTGTGGCGTCGGCGTCGGCGACAAGCGGTGGAACGGCGCCTACCGGGACCTGATCCGTACATCGAGGGTCAACCCGTCGAAGCTGCTCGCCACCACCGGCGCCCGGACCGGGGTACCCGTGCTGGTCAACGCGTCCGGCGTGGGCTACTACGGACCGCGGGGCGACGAGTTCATCGACGAGACCGGCAACGCCGGCACCTCGTTCCTGGCCGGGGTCTGCGTCGACTGGGAGCGGGCCACCGACGCTGCGGAGAAGGGCGGCGTGCGGGTGGTGCACCTGCGGACCGGGCTCGTCCTGGGCAAGGAGGCGGGTCTGCTCCCCCAGCTCACGCTGATCACCAAGCTGTTCGCCGGCGGGAAACTCGGATCCGGCAAGCAGTACTACCCGTGGATCTCCGCGACCGACCACATCGACGCGATGGTGCACCTGCTGACCGCGGACGTGGCCGGCCCGGTCAACATGACCGGCCCGGCGCCGGTGACGAACGCCGAGTTCACCAGGGAACTGGGGCACCAGCTGCACCGACCCACCCCGTGGAAGGTGCCGAAGTTCGCGCTCCAACTCGTGGTCGGCGACTTCGCCGAGGAAATCGTCGGTGGCCAGCGGGCGATCCCCGAGGCGCTGACCGCCTCGGGATTCGTGTTCACCCATGCCACCCTGAGCGAGGCGCTGCACAGCGAGCTGGGCTGA
- a CDS encoding TIGR03943 family protein, translating into MNRTTQSAVITLLGGLLISITVSGRYTSYVKPGFGPLLVIAGVILILVGVLSIVVGLRQDRREDEALEAVAAVEALGAVAAGAATGDRRSLVPAPPDHGSDVGHGHGHSHERSKAPWLIMAPILVLLLLAPPALGADAVSRNAGSQALAGLSGVAAASGAGSDVGAGGTSGGYAPNDGSGHGIGTKAFAERRPTMSFPPLAPGRAPSLTLKDFIMRALYDGANSVSDNDITVVGFIAGPGDGYSTGYSLARMTISCCAADASPMRVHVEGAAKYPVNTWVTAVISAQTGTADADNDYVPTVDLTSMTRISQPADPYEH; encoded by the coding sequence ATGAACAGGACGACACAGTCTGCGGTGATCACCCTGCTCGGCGGCCTGCTGATCTCCATCACCGTCAGCGGCCGCTACACCTCCTACGTGAAGCCCGGGTTCGGACCACTGCTCGTGATAGCCGGCGTCATCCTGATCCTGGTCGGAGTGCTGTCGATCGTCGTCGGGCTCCGTCAGGATCGACGCGAGGACGAGGCCCTGGAAGCCGTCGCGGCCGTTGAGGCTCTCGGGGCCGTGGCGGCCGGTGCGGCTACCGGAGACCGTCGATCCTTGGTACCCGCCCCGCCCGACCACGGGTCCGATGTTGGCCACGGCCACGGCCACTCCCACGAGCGGTCGAAGGCGCCCTGGCTGATCATGGCCCCGATCCTGGTGCTGCTCCTGCTCGCACCGCCGGCGCTCGGCGCCGACGCGGTGAGCCGCAATGCGGGTTCGCAGGCCCTGGCCGGCCTCAGCGGGGTCGCCGCAGCCTCCGGCGCCGGGTCGGACGTCGGGGCCGGTGGCACCAGCGGCGGGTACGCGCCCAACGACGGCAGCGGGCACGGGATCGGCACCAAGGCCTTCGCCGAGCGACGGCCGACGATGTCATTCCCGCCCCTGGCCCCGGGCAGAGCTCCATCGCTCACCCTGAAGGACTTCATCATGCGGGCGCTCTACGACGGGGCGAACTCGGTGTCCGACAACGACATCACCGTGGTCGGGTTCATCGCAGGCCCGGGTGACGGCTATTCGACGGGTTACTCGCTGGCCCGGATGACGATCAGTTGCTGCGCGGCCGACGCGTCCCCGATGCGGGTCCACGTCGAGGGCGCTGCCAAGTACCCCGTCAATACCTGGGTGACCGCCGTCATCAGCGCGCAGACCGGTACCGCCGATGCGGACAACGACTACGTGCCGACCGTCGATCTGACTTCGATGACCAGGATTTCCCAGCCGGCGGACCCGTACGAGCACTGA
- a CDS encoding permease produces MTDLRHPRAHALPPTGARRRYQPGSLEIFGLILLTAILLRTQLAGWLGHVLPTGWATVFVAICVQATPFLVLGVLVSGAIAAFVPASFFTRVMPRNAALAVPLAGVCGIALPGCECGSVPIAHRLINRGVRPSAALAFLLSAPAINPIVLVATAVAFQAEPRMVWARLVAGLLTAVLVGWIWERLGRPEWMKPRLRTPVSGVPADEMGVKVFLPTVRGDFTQAAGFLVIGAAAAATLNTVVPRQFMAHVGSSVFLSIITMGFLAFFLALCSESDAFVAASFSTIPVVGKLVFLTVGPAVDIKLFAMQSGTFGRRFAVRFAPVTFVVAVVVGVGTGLLFFGGWR; encoded by the coding sequence ATGACCGACCTCAGGCATCCCCGCGCCCACGCTCTCCCGCCGACGGGGGCCCGCCGGCGATACCAACCCGGATCGCTGGAGATCTTCGGGCTGATCCTGCTGACCGCGATCCTGCTCCGGACGCAGCTCGCCGGCTGGCTCGGTCACGTCCTGCCCACCGGATGGGCCACGGTCTTCGTGGCGATCTGCGTCCAGGCCACGCCTTTCCTCGTGCTCGGCGTACTGGTCTCCGGAGCGATCGCGGCGTTCGTCCCGGCCAGCTTCTTCACCAGGGTGATGCCGCGCAACGCCGCACTCGCCGTGCCGCTGGCGGGCGTCTGCGGCATTGCTCTGCCCGGCTGCGAGTGCGGGTCGGTACCGATCGCCCACCGGCTGATCAACCGTGGGGTCCGTCCCTCGGCGGCGTTGGCGTTCCTGCTGTCCGCCCCCGCCATCAACCCGATCGTGCTGGTCGCCACCGCCGTCGCCTTCCAGGCCGAGCCCAGGATGGTCTGGGCACGACTGGTCGCCGGCCTGCTGACCGCCGTCCTGGTCGGGTGGATCTGGGAGAGGCTGGGCCGGCCGGAGTGGATGAAGCCGAGGCTGCGCACGCCCGTGTCCGGTGTCCCGGCGGACGAGATGGGCGTGAAGGTCTTCCTGCCGACCGTGCGCGGTGATTTCACCCAGGCTGCGGGGTTCCTGGTGATCGGCGCCGCCGCCGCGGCGACGCTGAACACCGTGGTACCACGGCAGTTCATGGCGCACGTCGGGTCCTCCGTCTTCCTGTCGATCATCACGATGGGGTTCCTGGCGTTCTTCCTGGCCCTGTGCTCGGAGTCCGACGCCTTCGTCGCAGCCTCGTTCTCGACGATCCCGGTGGTCGGCAAGCTCGTCTTCCTGACGGTCGGCCCCGCGGTGGACATCAAGCTTTTCGCCATGCAGTCGGGGACCTTCGGCCGCCGGTTCGCGGTCCGTTTCGCACCGGTGACGTTCGTGGTGGCCGTCGTGGTCGGCGTCGGGACCGGGTTGCTCTTCTTCGGAGGCTGGCGTTGA
- a CDS encoding isoprenyl transferase, whose amino-acid sequence MRRRGVTLEPGRVPRAPVAHPSGAEPPAIPRDAVPRHVALVMDGNGRWAKARGLPRTEGHKRGEAALFDVVEGCIQLGITHISAYAFSTENWKRSPEEVRFLMGFNRDVIRRRRDDMHALGVRVRWAGRRPRLWRSVIHELEVAEQLTAANDVLTLTMCVNYGGRAEIADAAKAIALEVAAGRINPAKVDETMLAKYLDEPDMPDVDLFLRSSGEQRTSNFLLWQSAYAEMVFLDTLFPDFDRRDLWRACEIYASRQRRFGGVNGSGPDAVGAPEEIGAPPADVSAATGRTGPAENGRTG is encoded by the coding sequence GTGAGGCGCCGCGGCGTCACCCTCGAGCCGGGTCGGGTCCCCCGCGCTCCGGTCGCGCATCCCAGCGGCGCCGAACCGCCTGCCATTCCCCGGGACGCGGTTCCCCGGCACGTCGCCCTGGTGATGGACGGCAACGGCCGGTGGGCCAAGGCCCGCGGCCTCCCGCGCACCGAAGGACACAAACGTGGCGAGGCCGCCCTCTTCGACGTGGTCGAAGGCTGCATCCAGCTCGGCATCACCCATATTTCGGCCTATGCCTTCTCGACGGAGAACTGGAAGCGTTCACCGGAGGAGGTGCGGTTCCTGATGGGGTTCAACCGGGACGTTATCCGCCGGCGCCGCGACGACATGCATGCCCTGGGCGTGCGGGTCAGGTGGGCCGGCCGGCGGCCGCGACTGTGGCGCAGCGTCATCCACGAACTCGAGGTGGCCGAGCAACTGACCGCAGCCAACGACGTCCTGACACTGACCATGTGTGTCAACTACGGAGGCCGGGCCGAGATCGCCGACGCGGCCAAGGCCATCGCACTCGAGGTGGCGGCCGGCCGGATCAACCCGGCGAAGGTGGACGAAACGATGCTGGCGAAGTACCTGGACGAGCCCGACATGCCCGACGTCGATCTCTTCCTGCGTTCCTCCGGTGAGCAGCGCACCAGCAATTTCCTGCTCTGGCAGTCCGCCTACGCCGAGATGGTCTTCCTGGACACGCTTTTCCCCGACTTCGACCGCCGTGACCTGTGGCGGGCGTGCGAGATCTATGCCTCCCGCCAGCGTCGTTTCGGTGGGGTCAACGGCAGTGGGCCCGATGCGGTCGGCGCGCCGGAGGAGATCGGAGCCCCGCCGGCCGACGTATCGGCCGCCACCGGGCGGACCGGGCCCGCCGAGAACGGGCGAACCGGATGA
- the recO gene encoding DNA repair protein RecO, producing MTVYRDSGVVLRVTKLGEADRIVTLLTRREGRVRAVAKGVRRTRSRFGGRLEPFSHVDLQLYNGRSLDIVTQAVTLDSFGSAIAADYSRYTAATAIVETVERLTSEEREPSLKLYLLLVSVLRALAETDRDPSLLLDAFLVRSMSLAGWAPALSECARCGEPGPHTAFHIPSGGLLCGGCRSPGVARPAPGAISLMAALASGDWPTAEAADGSMRREASGLVAALLQWHIERGLKSLPLVDRGGGGVSPELGGYPAARGVALDRARADADVAIGTAAGIGIEQPRGALA from the coding sequence GTGACCGTCTACCGCGATTCGGGTGTGGTGCTGCGGGTGACGAAACTCGGTGAAGCGGACCGGATCGTCACCCTGCTGACCCGCCGCGAGGGTCGGGTCCGCGCGGTGGCCAAAGGGGTGCGGCGCACCCGGAGCCGCTTCGGTGGGCGGCTGGAACCGTTCAGCCACGTCGATCTGCAGCTCTACAACGGTCGTAGCCTGGACATCGTCACCCAGGCCGTCACCCTTGATTCGTTCGGCTCGGCGATCGCCGCCGACTACTCGCGCTACACCGCTGCGACGGCCATCGTGGAGACCGTCGAACGGCTGACCTCAGAGGAGCGGGAGCCCTCGCTCAAGCTCTATCTCCTGCTCGTCTCCGTGCTCCGTGCGCTGGCCGAGACCGACCGTGATCCGTCCCTGCTGCTGGATGCGTTCCTGGTCAGGTCCATGTCGTTGGCCGGCTGGGCCCCGGCGCTGTCGGAGTGTGCCCGCTGCGGCGAGCCGGGACCGCACACGGCGTTCCACATCCCTTCCGGAGGCTTGCTGTGCGGCGGTTGCCGGTCGCCCGGGGTGGCCAGACCCGCTCCCGGAGCGATCAGCCTGATGGCGGCGCTGGCCTCCGGGGATTGGCCCACCGCCGAAGCCGCGGACGGGTCGATGCGCCGCGAGGCCTCCGGTCTGGTGGCTGCGCTGCTGCAGTGGCACATCGAACGGGGGCTCAAGTCCCTGCCGCTGGTGGACCGGGGGGGCGGCGGGGTCTCCCCGGAGCTCGGCGGTTACCCGGCCGCCCGCGGCGTCGCCCTGGATCGAGCCCGCGCCGACGCGGATGTCGCCATCGGCACCGCTGCCGGCATCGGCATCGAACAGCCCCGGGGAGCTCTGGCGTGA
- a CDS encoding IS1595 family transposase — protein MSEPVCAYPVGGVDYPRTFQELLEWFPDDSSCLAYLERLRWPQGFVCPVCGAPGGWRTAKAKWMCTRCGRQTSVTAGTIFHRLRTPLSTWFAAIWFITSQKNGMSAQGLQRVLGFGSYETAWAWLQKLRRAMVRPERELLSGVVELDEVFIGNEPRGRAGGVKDHTAAMIAVESIPGRKLGRVRIELAETARSVSMLGFADRVIAKGSTVRTDDANYLKKLTAAGYEHVAFVGTDSAEPAHINLPGVHMVASLLKRWLTGTLHYAVSQEHLAYYLDEYTFRFNRRTSKSRGLLFYRLLQQAVNTDPHPLAELRNPVAAVDVPF, from the coding sequence TTGTCAGAGCCAGTGTGTGCCTACCCGGTCGGTGGTGTCGATTACCCCCGGACCTTTCAGGAGTTGCTGGAGTGGTTCCCGGATGACTCGTCGTGTCTGGCGTATCTGGAGCGTCTGCGGTGGCCCCAGGGGTTTGTGTGTCCGGTGTGCGGGGCGCCCGGCGGTTGGCGTACGGCGAAGGCGAAATGGATGTGCACCAGGTGTGGCCGGCAGACGTCGGTGACCGCCGGCACGATCTTCCACCGGCTCCGGACGCCGCTGTCGACGTGGTTCGCGGCGATCTGGTTCATCACCTCGCAGAAGAACGGGATGTCCGCGCAAGGTCTGCAGCGGGTGCTGGGTTTCGGATCCTACGAAACAGCGTGGGCATGGCTGCAGAAGCTACGCCGGGCGATGGTCCGCCCCGAGCGGGAGTTGCTCTCCGGTGTGGTGGAGTTAGATGAAGTGTTCATCGGCAACGAGCCTCGCGGCCGCGCAGGCGGCGTGAAGGACCACACCGCGGCGATGATCGCAGTGGAATCGATCCCCGGCCGCAAGCTGGGCAGGGTCCGCATCGAGCTGGCCGAGACAGCCCGATCGGTCAGCATGCTCGGCTTCGCCGACCGCGTCATCGCCAAAGGATCAACGGTCAGAACCGATGACGCCAACTACCTGAAGAAGCTGACCGCGGCCGGCTACGAGCACGTCGCGTTCGTCGGGACCGACAGCGCCGAGCCCGCCCACATCAACCTCCCCGGCGTCCACATGGTCGCCTCGCTGCTCAAACGCTGGCTGACCGGCACCCTGCATTACGCGGTCTCCCAGGAGCACCTGGCCTACTACCTGGACGAATACACATTCCGGTTCAACCGACGCACCTCGAAGAGTCGCGGGCTTTTGTTCTACCGACTGTTGCAGCAGGCCGTGAACACAGACCCACACCCGCTCGCTGAACTGCGCAATCCTGTTGCAGCAGTGGACGTCCCGTTCTGA